A single window of Pseudophryne corroboree isolate aPseCor3 chromosome 5, aPseCor3.hap2, whole genome shotgun sequence DNA harbors:
- the FOXF2 gene encoding forkhead box protein F2 produces the protein MTTENHSQHLDPTAPHTSSPTTGALQPALMSQQPAAMDTSSSSSSSKNKKPNSGLRRPEKPPYSYIALIVMAIQSSPTKRLTLSEIYQFLQARFPFFRGSYQGWKNSVRHNLSLNECFIKLPKGLGRPGKGHYWTIDPASEFMFEEGSFRRRPRGFRRKCQALKPMYRMMNGIGFSTSILPQGFDFQAPSASLACHSNGYNLDMMANSMTGGYDGLSGGHHVPHMSPNPGSTYMASCPVSSSGDYGPDSSSSPVPSSPAMASAMECHSPYTSPTAHWASSGASTYLKQQAMPPSNAATAGIHSGMSSYTLEQTYLHQNTREDLSVGLPRYQHHSSPVCDRKDFVLNFNGISTFHPSASSSYYHHHHHQSVCQDIKPCVM, from the exons ATGACCACGGAGAATCACAGCCAGCACTTAGATCCTACAGCTCCTCACACAAGCAGCCCCACCACAGGGGCTCTGCAGCCCGCACTAATGAGCCAGCAGCCCGCAGCCATGGACACTtcgtcctcttcttcctcatcCAAGAACAAGAAGCCAAACTCGGGACTCAGGCGCCCGGAGAAGCCTCCCTATTCTTACATTGCTTTGATTGTCATGGCCATCCAAAGCTCTCCCACCAAAAGGCTCACCCTGAGCGAGATCTATCAGTTCCTGCAGGCCAGGTTCCCCTTTTTCAGAGGATCTTACCAAGGCTGGAAAAACTCTGTGCGCCACAACCTCTCTCTGAATGAGTGTTTCATCAAGCTGCCAAAGGGTCTAGGGCGGCCAGGCAAAGGGCACTACTGGACCATCGACCCTGCCAGCGAGTTCATGTTTGAGGAAGGATCCTTCCGACGCAGACCTAGAGGATTCCGCAGAAAATGCCAGGCTCTGAAGCCCATGTATAGGATGATGAATGGTATAGGCTTCAGCACGTCTATCCTGCCCCAAGGATTTGATTTCCAAGCCCCTTCTGCGTCTCTGGCATGCCATAGTAATGGCTACAACTTAGATATGATGGCGAACTCGATGACAGGAGGATATGATGGCTTGAGTGGAGGTCACCATGTCCCACACATGTCCCCTAATCCTGGTTCTACATATATGGCGAGTTGCCCTGTATCTTCAAGTGGTGACTATGgaccagacagcagcagcagtcctgTTCCTTCTTCCCCTGCTATGGCCAGTGCTATGGAATGCCATTCTCCTTATACAAGTCCTACAGCTCACTGGGCATCATCTGGGGCCTCTACCTACCTGAAGCAGCAGGCCATGCCACCTAGTAACGCAGCAACTGCAGGTATACACTCAGGCATGTCCTCTTACACCTTGGAGCAAACTTACCTCCACCAAAATACTCGGGAGGATCTCTCAG TGGGATTACCTCGTTACCAgcaccactcctcccctgtgtgcgACAGAAAGGATTTTGTGCTCAATTTTAACGGGATTTCTACTTTCCATCCGTCTGCCAGTAGCTCCTattatcatcaccaccatcaccagAGTGTCTGCCAGGACATAAAGCCCTGCGTGATGTAG